A DNA window from Actinomadura coerulea contains the following coding sequences:
- a CDS encoding SDR family NAD(P)-dependent oxidoreductase produces MSIAIVTGGASGIGRAIATSLVARGDTVVVTDINAEGAAQVADKLNTLGKGKAVSAPLDVTDADAVTGLYKGVRADHGRLDLVFNNAGIAVGGLAEELTLDHWNRAIDINLKGVVHGVHAAYPIMLEQGRGHIVNTASLAGLVPMPIGIPYTATKHAVVGLSLGLRAEAAGRGVKVSVVCPSFVDTPLLHNINPDLPETPLSGDATGDIAKAAPRLYTAEKLARDIMRGVARNQALIVAPAHGRLAWRGVRLNPGAAVRVAQIAVNRIRAGK; encoded by the coding sequence ATGAGCATCGCGATCGTGACCGGAGGAGCGTCCGGCATCGGCCGTGCGATCGCCACGTCCCTGGTGGCGCGCGGCGACACCGTCGTGGTCACCGACATCAACGCCGAGGGCGCCGCGCAGGTCGCCGACAAGCTGAACACCCTCGGCAAGGGCAAGGCCGTCTCCGCGCCCCTCGACGTCACCGACGCCGACGCCGTCACCGGCCTCTACAAGGGCGTCAGGGCCGACCACGGGCGGCTCGACCTGGTGTTCAACAACGCGGGCATCGCGGTCGGCGGGCTGGCCGAGGAACTCACCCTCGACCACTGGAACCGCGCCATCGACATCAACCTGAAGGGCGTCGTGCACGGCGTCCACGCCGCCTACCCGATCATGCTGGAGCAGGGCCGCGGCCACATCGTCAACACCGCCTCGCTCGCCGGGCTCGTCCCGATGCCGATCGGCATCCCCTACACCGCCACCAAGCACGCCGTCGTCGGCCTCTCCCTCGGCCTGCGCGCCGAGGCCGCCGGGCGCGGCGTCAAGGTCAGCGTGGTGTGCCCGAGCTTCGTGGACACCCCGCTGCTGCACAACATCAACCCCGACCTGCCCGAGACCCCGCTGAGCGGCGACGCCACCGGCGACATCGCGAAGGCGGCCCCGCGCCTCTACACGGCCGAGAAGCTCGCCCGCGACATCATGCGCGGCGTCGCCAGGAACCAGGCCCTCATCGTCGCGCCCGCCCACGGCCGCCTCGCCTGGCGCGGCGTCCGCCTCAACCCGGGCGCGGCCGTCCGCGTCGCCCAGATCGCCGTCAACCGCATCCGCGCCGGCAAGTAG
- a CDS encoding DUF523 domain-containing protein produces MERILVSSCLAGRPVRYDGAAKPVAGGPFERWRAEGRLVPFCPEVSGGLPIPRPPAEIVGGSGGDVLDGTARVLTGGGADVTGEFLRGARLALETARRSGARLALLKEGSPSCGGHRVYDGTFTGTSVPGSGVTTALLRRSGIHVFTEDELDALQALLNDLEA; encoded by the coding sequence GTGGAACGCATCCTGGTCAGCTCGTGCCTTGCCGGGCGGCCCGTCCGCTACGACGGGGCGGCCAAGCCGGTGGCCGGCGGCCCCTTCGAGCGCTGGCGCGCCGAGGGCCGCCTCGTTCCGTTCTGCCCCGAGGTGTCGGGCGGTCTGCCGATCCCCCGCCCGCCCGCCGAGATCGTCGGCGGCTCCGGCGGCGACGTCCTCGACGGCACGGCCCGCGTCCTCACCGGCGGCGGCGCCGACGTCACCGGCGAGTTCCTCCGCGGCGCCCGCCTGGCCCTGGAGACCGCGCGGCGCTCCGGCGCCCGTCTCGCCCTGCTCAAGGAGGGCAGCCCGTCCTGCGGCGGCCACCGCGTCTACGACGGCACCTTCACCGGCACGTCCGTCCCCGGCTCCGGCGTGACGACCGCCCTCCTGCGCCGCTCAGGCATCCACGTCTTCACCGAGGACGAACTGGACGCACTGCAAGCCCTCCTGAACGACCTGGAAGCCTGA
- a CDS encoding TetR/AcrR family transcriptional regulator, which yields MAGKSRPLRADAVRNRDKLVAAAAAVFGERGLDAPLEEVARRAGVSIGTLYNHFPARENLFDAIFPARLAALDEIVERSLADPDPWSGFVAYIEGLFALQAEDRGLNDALARRFPLAPELDTACHRGFDHLVKIMARAKEAGGLRPDFEPQDVVTLMWAMSQVIRESADGAPDAWRRCLGFFLDGLRAEAARPLPVPALTPEQVARFMD from the coding sequence ATGGCCGGGAAGAGCAGGCCGCTTCGGGCGGACGCCGTGCGGAATCGGGACAAGCTGGTGGCCGCCGCCGCGGCCGTGTTCGGGGAGCGCGGCCTCGACGCGCCGCTGGAAGAGGTCGCGCGGAGGGCGGGCGTGAGCATCGGCACGCTCTACAACCACTTCCCCGCGCGCGAGAACCTTTTCGACGCCATCTTCCCCGCCCGCCTGGCCGCGCTGGACGAGATCGTCGAGCGGTCCCTGGCCGATCCCGATCCATGGAGCGGGTTCGTCGCCTACATCGAGGGGCTGTTCGCGCTGCAGGCCGAGGACCGCGGGCTCAACGACGCGCTCGCCCGGCGCTTCCCGCTCGCCCCCGAACTGGACACGGCCTGCCATCGGGGATTCGACCACCTGGTGAAGATCATGGCCCGGGCCAAGGAGGCCGGTGGCCTGCGCCCCGACTTCGAGCCGCAGGACGTCGTGACGCTGATGTGGGCGATGTCGCAGGTGATCCGGGAGTCGGCGGACGGCGCGCCCGACGCCTGGCGGCGCTGCCTCGGGTTCTTCCTCGACGGGCTGCGCGCCGAGGCGGCGCGGCCGCTGCCCGTCCCGGCGCTGACCCCCGAGCAGGTCGCCCGGTTCATGGATTGA
- a CDS encoding SDR family oxidoreductase, producing MSSTTVVIGAGPGLGMSVAHRFGREGHKIVLMSRNGARHPGYIAALEAEGVEAAAIAADVRDRDALLAALGGIGRVDVVYYGPGAADLNARPVPITSTDVPAAQEAMRSVYPAIDVVGAVLPGMLERGGGGLLFAGGLSAVVPMPMLGGLALSSAALRNYALTLNAALTETGIYAGTLTIGGLIERGDIHRMVTSQQDGLDGLDGLGIPTLDPDTIADTAWDLYAKRDRAEAVFNALA from the coding sequence ATGTCCTCCACGACCGTCGTCATCGGGGCCGGACCTGGTCTCGGCATGTCCGTCGCCCACCGCTTCGGCCGCGAAGGCCACAAGATCGTGCTCATGTCGAGGAACGGGGCGCGCCACCCCGGCTACATCGCGGCGCTGGAGGCCGAGGGCGTCGAGGCCGCGGCCATCGCGGCGGACGTCCGCGACCGCGACGCGCTGCTCGCCGCGCTCGGCGGGATCGGCCGCGTCGACGTCGTCTACTACGGCCCCGGCGCGGCGGATCTGAACGCCCGGCCCGTTCCCATCACCTCGACGGACGTGCCGGCCGCCCAGGAGGCGATGCGCTCGGTGTATCCCGCGATCGACGTGGTGGGCGCCGTCCTGCCCGGGATGCTGGAGCGCGGCGGCGGCGGGCTGCTGTTCGCGGGCGGTCTCAGCGCGGTCGTCCCGATGCCCATGCTCGGCGGCCTCGCGCTCTCCTCGGCGGCCCTGCGGAACTACGCCCTGACGCTCAACGCGGCCCTGACCGAGACAGGGATCTACGCCGGGACGCTGACGATCGGCGGCCTGATCGAACGCGGCGACATCCACCGGATGGTGACGTCCCAGCAGGACGGCCTGGACGGCTTGGACGGCCTCGGCATCCCCACCCTCGATCCAGACACCATCGCCGACACCGCGTGGGACCTCTACGCCAAGCGCGACCGCGCCGAGGCGGTCTTCAACGCGCTGGCCTGA
- a CDS encoding helix-turn-helix transcriptional regulator, which yields MEQRSELGEFLRSRRARLRPEDVGLPDHGGRRRVPGLRREELAQLAGVSAGYYTRLEQGQSPNASEAVLDAIARVLRLDETELAHLRSLARQKTAPRRRPRPERLRPAVRLMIGAFGDTPALIMGRRYDVLAWNRAAHALLAGHLPFEAPEQPHGRPNIARLVFLDPHTRELYADWRTKARDTVADVRMTAVRYPHDAELTGLVGELTVHSPEFASLWAAHPVQDCAVRYTREFRHPLVGAMTLNNEIMELSNDEGQRMAVFTATPGTPSAEALTLLTGQAGGTGRPDGGVQASALKTASARSRLA from the coding sequence ATGGAGCAACGGTCCGAACTCGGCGAGTTCCTGCGCAGCCGTCGCGCACGACTGCGTCCCGAGGACGTGGGTCTGCCCGACCACGGCGGGCGGCGGCGCGTGCCGGGGCTGCGCCGCGAGGAGCTGGCGCAGCTCGCGGGCGTCAGCGCCGGGTACTACACACGCCTGGAGCAGGGGCAGAGCCCCAACGCCTCGGAGGCCGTCCTCGACGCGATCGCCCGCGTGCTGCGGCTGGACGAGACGGAGCTCGCCCACCTGCGGAGCCTCGCCCGCCAGAAGACCGCGCCGCGCAGGCGTCCGCGGCCGGAGCGGCTGCGCCCTGCCGTCCGGCTCATGATCGGCGCGTTCGGCGACACCCCCGCGCTGATCATGGGCCGCCGCTACGACGTGCTCGCCTGGAACCGCGCCGCCCACGCGCTGCTCGCCGGGCACCTGCCGTTCGAGGCGCCCGAGCAGCCCCATGGACGTCCCAACATCGCGCGCCTCGTCTTCCTGGATCCGCACACCCGCGAGCTGTACGCCGACTGGCGGACCAAGGCCCGGGACACGGTCGCGGACGTGCGCATGACGGCCGTCCGCTACCCCCACGACGCGGAGCTGACCGGCCTCGTCGGCGAGCTCACCGTGCACAGCCCCGAGTTCGCGTCCCTGTGGGCGGCGCATCCGGTTCAGGACTGCGCCGTCCGGTACACGCGCGAGTTCCGGCATCCGCTGGTGGGGGCGATGACGCTCAACAACGAGATCATGGAGCTGTCCAACGACGAGGGCCAGCGCATGGCCGTGTTCACGGCCACTCCCGGCACCCCTTCGGCCGAGGCCCTGACCCTGCTCACGGGCCAGGCCGGCGGGACCGGCCGGCCTGATGGCGGCGTTCAGGCCAGCGCGTTGAAGACCGCCTCGGCGCGGTCGCGCTTGGCGTAG
- a CDS encoding MFS transporter, with protein sequence MTDDSIRHARSRALGRRGWLVLLTLCGATFMTGLDYSVVTVALPEIGRSLGFAGTGSLQWVATACLLPTASLLPLFGRVSDIVGRRRLFILGVVLFGGFSLVAAAANGPAPLIAARAGQGASAAMITPTAVALMTAAFPEGPRRTRALGVNGAVLSLGFVLGTLGGGIITSGLNWRWTMLFLAAISGLVLLGTKTLPRGTGTRAAARLDVPGAVLASIGLFALAYGISTGADAGWASPPTLGSFSLAVLCLGAFLLAERRHPAPLIPLGLLNRPTVKWGGLVGFVTLGMCGGTTVLLSLYMQDVLGYSPLATGAGFLAEGVAALVAGLLAARLITALGRGRAMSLGLAVQGIGTGAMALLPAAGGLPLLLATSGAMGFGHVLTVVSFITAMTSGLRDDEQGTAGGLSQLPQFLGGIGTAGLAAIVTARTGALSSTTDPIHATLGGLHAATLAAGVICLAATALPLLLRPAPLGSIAAARRASTHRASS encoded by the coding sequence ATGACGGACGACTCGATCCGGCACGCGCGTTCCAGGGCACTCGGCCGCCGCGGATGGCTGGTCCTGCTCACCCTGTGCGGCGCCACGTTCATGACAGGGCTGGACTACTCGGTCGTGACCGTGGCGCTCCCAGAGATAGGGCGCAGCCTGGGGTTCGCCGGCACTGGTTCTCTGCAGTGGGTCGCGACGGCCTGCCTGCTGCCGACCGCGAGCCTGCTGCCCCTGTTCGGCCGCGTCTCCGACATCGTCGGGCGCCGCCGGCTGTTCATCCTCGGAGTCGTCCTGTTCGGCGGCTTCTCCCTGGTGGCGGCAGCGGCGAACGGTCCGGCACCACTGATCGCCGCCCGCGCGGGCCAGGGCGCGTCCGCCGCGATGATCACCCCGACCGCCGTCGCGCTGATGACGGCGGCGTTCCCCGAAGGACCCCGCCGGACGCGGGCACTGGGCGTCAACGGCGCGGTGCTGTCGCTCGGATTCGTCCTCGGCACCCTGGGCGGCGGCATCATCACCAGCGGGCTGAACTGGCGCTGGACCATGCTGTTCCTGGCCGCCATCAGCGGCCTGGTGCTGCTCGGCACGAAGACCCTGCCGCGCGGCACCGGCACTCGCGCCGCGGCCCGCCTGGACGTTCCCGGTGCCGTACTGGCGAGCATCGGCCTGTTCGCTCTGGCCTATGGCATTTCGACGGGCGCGGACGCGGGGTGGGCGAGCCCGCCGACGCTGGGGTCGTTCTCTCTGGCCGTCCTCTGCCTTGGCGCGTTTCTCCTGGCGGAGCGGCGGCACCCAGCCCCGCTGATCCCACTGGGCCTGCTGAACAGGCCGACGGTGAAGTGGGGCGGCCTCGTCGGGTTCGTCACCCTCGGCATGTGCGGCGGAACGACGGTCCTTCTCAGCCTCTACATGCAGGACGTGCTCGGCTACTCGCCTCTCGCCACGGGCGCCGGCTTCCTCGCGGAAGGCGTCGCGGCCCTCGTCGCGGGGCTTCTGGCCGCCCGCCTGATCACAGCGCTGGGCAGGGGCCGCGCCATGAGCCTCGGCCTCGCCGTTCAGGGCATCGGTACCGGCGCCATGGCCCTCCTCCCCGCGGCGGGCGGACTCCCGCTGCTGCTCGCCACGTCCGGCGCGATGGGCTTCGGCCATGTCCTGACGGTCGTCTCCTTTATCACCGCCATGACGTCCGGGCTGCGGGACGACGAGCAGGGCACCGCAGGCGGCCTCTCGCAGTTGCCGCAGTTCCTCGGCGGCATCGGCACGGCCGGCCTGGCGGCCATCGTCACGGCGCGCACGGGTGCGCTCTCGTCGACGACGGACCCGATCCACGCCACCTTGGGCGGCCTGCACGCGGCGACCCTCGCGGCCGGTGTCATCTGCCTGGCCGCCACCGCCCTACCGCTGCTCCTCCGGCCGGCGCCCCTCGGCTCGATCGCCGCGGCTCGCAGGGCCAGCACACATCGCGCCTCCTCGTAG
- a CDS encoding ArsR/SmtB family transcription factor produces MFKALADPTRRTILDELTRQNGQTLFEICGRLTTAHGLGSSRQAISQHLDVLEAAGLVETRREGRYKFHYINTGPLQYIVERWLGRPSGPERP; encoded by the coding sequence ATGTTCAAGGCATTGGCCGACCCCACCCGGCGCACCATCCTCGACGAGCTGACCCGCCAGAACGGCCAGACTCTCTTCGAGATCTGCGGCCGGTTGACGACCGCGCACGGGCTCGGCTCGTCACGGCAGGCGATCTCGCAGCATCTCGACGTCCTCGAGGCCGCCGGACTGGTCGAGACCAGACGCGAGGGCCGGTACAAGTTCCACTACATCAACACCGGCCCGCTCCAGTACATCGTCGAGCGGTGGCTCGGCCGGCCCTCGGGCCCCGAGCGTCCGTGA
- a CDS encoding VOC family protein codes for MRINLTSVFVDDQEKALRFYTDILGFEKMHDVPLGEDRWLTVVSPKDPGGPNLLLEPSSHPAVKPFKEALVADGIPFASFDVDDVKSEYDRLRGLGVRFIQEPVEMGPVVTAVLDDTCGNLIQIAHRPI; via the coding sequence ATGAGAATCAACCTGACAAGCGTGTTCGTGGACGATCAGGAGAAGGCCCTGCGGTTCTACACCGACATCCTGGGCTTCGAGAAGATGCACGACGTCCCCCTCGGCGAGGACCGGTGGCTGACGGTGGTGTCCCCGAAGGACCCGGGCGGCCCGAATCTGCTGCTCGAGCCGAGCAGCCACCCCGCCGTGAAGCCGTTCAAGGAGGCGCTCGTCGCCGATGGCATTCCGTTCGCCTCGTTCGACGTCGACGACGTCAAGTCCGAGTACGACCGGCTGCGCGGTCTCGGCGTCCGCTTCATCCAGGAGCCCGTCGAGATGGGCCCCGTCGTCACTGCCGTCCTGGACGACACGTGCGGCAACCTGATCCAGATCGCCCACCGGCCCATCTGA
- a CDS encoding ATP-binding cassette domain-containing protein produces the protein MDEVIRAEGLRKRFGDTHALDGVDIAARRGTVLGVLGPNGAGKTTAVRVLATLLKPDAGRAEVGGYDVVKDAVRVRAKIGLTGQYASVDEELTGFENLVMIARLLDFGRAEAKARARRLLDRFRLTDAGARAVKTYSGGMRRRLDLAASLINHPEIIFLDEPTTGLDPRARNEVWDTVRDVVAEGATVLLTTQYLEEADALADRIAVFDHGRVIAEGTSDDLKGRIGRQTLVVRAAEPFRVAQLASIVAELTGERPEVQEAAGLVTAAVNDPRLLSALVRRLDEASIVAAELALRMPSLDEVFLTLTGHHAEETKSELVSEGA, from the coding sequence ATGGACGAAGTGATCCGCGCGGAGGGACTGCGGAAACGGTTCGGGGACACCCACGCTTTGGACGGTGTGGACATCGCGGCCCGCCGGGGGACGGTGCTCGGGGTCCTCGGACCGAACGGAGCGGGCAAGACCACCGCGGTGCGCGTGCTGGCGACGCTGCTGAAGCCGGACGCCGGACGCGCCGAGGTGGGCGGATACGACGTGGTCAAGGACGCGGTGCGCGTCCGGGCGAAGATCGGCCTGACCGGGCAGTACGCCTCGGTGGACGAGGAGCTGACGGGCTTCGAGAACCTCGTGATGATCGCCCGGCTGCTGGACTTCGGCCGGGCGGAGGCGAAGGCGCGGGCGCGGAGGCTGCTCGACCGGTTCCGGCTCACCGACGCGGGGGCGCGCGCCGTCAAGACGTACTCGGGCGGGATGCGCCGGCGGCTGGACCTGGCGGCGAGCCTGATCAACCACCCGGAGATCATTTTCCTGGACGAGCCGACGACCGGGCTGGACCCGCGGGCGCGCAACGAGGTCTGGGACACGGTCCGGGATGTCGTCGCCGAGGGGGCGACGGTGCTGCTGACCACGCAGTATCTGGAGGAGGCCGACGCGCTCGCCGACCGGATCGCGGTGTTCGACCACGGGCGGGTCATCGCTGAGGGCACCTCCGACGATCTGAAGGGGCGGATCGGGCGGCAGACGCTGGTGGTCCGGGCGGCCGAGCCGTTCCGCGTGGCACAGCTCGCCTCGATCGTCGCCGAGCTGACCGGGGAGCGTCCGGAGGTCCAGGAGGCCGCGGGCCTGGTCACGGCGGCCGTGAACGATCCGCGCCTGCTGTCGGCTCTGGTGCGGCGGCTGGACGAGGCGTCCATCGTGGCGGCCGAGCTGGCGTTGCGGATGCCGAGCCTGGACGAGGTCTTCCTCACACTGACGGGCCATCACGCCGAAGAAACCAAGTCCGAGCTCGTTTCCGAGGGGGCCTGA
- a CDS encoding ABC transporter permease, whose product MTAITVGSRPSAAEPPARISMKRTLRHGLTLAWRNVSQLKHSPEKLLDTTLMPIVFLLLFLYVFGGAVSGDTHSYLQQLLPGLVAQMAMFATMGLGTALNEDIHKGVFDRFRSLPIARSAPLLGTVLGDTVRFITVMTVLVGFGSVLGFRFHTDPLSVLAAFALAYVFYLAVCWISVLVGLVAPTPETVQGLAFIWVMPLTFGSSILVPDTSTMPGWLEAWTKVNPVTHLAESVRALTVGGPIGNHAWYTLAWAAGIVVVTFPLAMRMYSRRA is encoded by the coding sequence ATGACCGCCATCACCGTTGGCAGCCGTCCGTCCGCGGCGGAGCCGCCCGCGCGCATCAGCATGAAGAGGACGCTCCGGCACGGCCTGACGCTGGCGTGGCGCAACGTCTCCCAGTTGAAGCACTCGCCCGAGAAGCTGCTGGACACGACGCTGATGCCGATCGTGTTCCTGCTGCTGTTCCTGTACGTGTTCGGCGGCGCGGTGTCCGGCGACACGCACTCCTACCTGCAGCAGCTGCTTCCGGGTCTCGTCGCGCAGATGGCGATGTTCGCCACGATGGGGCTCGGGACGGCGCTGAACGAGGACATCCACAAGGGCGTGTTCGACCGGTTCCGGAGCCTCCCGATCGCTCGTTCGGCGCCGCTCCTCGGGACCGTCCTCGGGGACACGGTCCGGTTCATCACCGTGATGACGGTGCTCGTGGGCTTCGGGTCGGTCCTCGGTTTCCGGTTCCACACCGATCCGCTGTCGGTGCTGGCCGCGTTCGCGCTGGCGTACGTGTTCTACCTGGCCGTCTGCTGGATCTCCGTGCTCGTGGGGCTGGTCGCGCCGACGCCGGAGACGGTGCAAGGGCTCGCGTTCATCTGGGTGATGCCCCTGACGTTCGGCAGCAGCATCCTCGTGCCGGACACGTCCACGATGCCGGGCTGGCTGGAGGCGTGGACGAAGGTCAACCCGGTCACGCACCTGGCGGAGTCGGTGCGCGCGCTGACCGTCGGCGGCCCCATCGGCAACCACGCCTGGTACACGCTCGCCTGGGCGGCGGGGATCGTCGTCGTCACGTTCCCCCTGGCCATGCGCATGTACTCGCGGAGGGCATGA